A DNA window from Malus domestica chromosome 12, GDT2T_hap1 contains the following coding sequences:
- the LOC139189806 gene encoding uncharacterized protein encodes MSPATGGRGMMIVVTDYFTKWVEAEPVTTTTQTDIERFIWRNIIYRFGIPKSIVTDNSQQVVGKKFGEVFQKAYRTMKRRVIGETHFSLAFGSEAIIPPNIIVPSIITQLLSIEQNSKEIAISLDLVEEKREQTIIRITAYQQQIISNYNKRAKNQQFQPRDLVLRKAFITARREGSKKMDLIWQGSYKISKKIKK; translated from the exons ATGTCGCCTGCTACTGGgggcagaggcatgatgatcgtggtaaccgactacttcaccaaatgggtagaagcagagcccgTGACGACCACaactcagacggacatagagcgcttcatatggaggaacatcatttaccgatttggcatTCCTAAGTCCATCGTCACCGACAACAGCCAACAAGTTGTGGGTAAAAAATTTGGCGAAGTTTTTCAAAAA GCATATCGCACCATGAAAAGACGAGTAATCGGtgagactcatttctctttggcatttggttcggAAGCAATCATTCCTCCTAACATCATTGTGCCAAGCATCATCACTCAACTACTaagcattgagcagaacagtaaAGAGATAGCCATAAGCTTAGACCTGGTAGAGGAGAAGCGCGAGCAAACCATCATCCGTATCACAGCCTACCAGCAACAGATCATCTccaactacaacaaaagggccaagaacCAGCAATTCCAACCcagagatctagtcctaagaaaggccttcatcactgcccgcagagaaggctccaaaaagatggatcttaTCTGGCAAGgttcgtacaagatcagcaaaaagatcaaaaagtaa
- the LOC139189805 gene encoding uncharacterized protein, which produces MAGYYLAATQLLNFWDSEISVNHVPRKSNLAANEIAQLASGVPIQERKYGVDVEIQRRNLPSILERGFSLDIMVLEAEIEDWRSPIIHHLKDPSSPTSKKDRQQATKYVLWAENLLRKTPDGLLLKCLGQEESMRVMAEVHE; this is translated from the coding sequence ATggcggggtattacttggcagctaCGCAATTATTGAATTTCTGGGATTCTGAGATATCGGTCAATCATGTTCCTAGGAAATCCAATTTAGCGGCCAACGAGATAGCACAACTAGCCTCAGGAGTGCCAATACAGGAGAGGAAATATGGGGTGGATGTCGAGATCCAAAGAAGAAACCTCCCTTCCATCTTAGAAAGGGGATTCAGTCTAGATATAATGGTGCTAGAGGCTGAGATAGAAGATTGGAGGTCAcctattattcatcatttgaAGGATCCTTCCTCGCCTACAAGCAAGAAGGATAgacagcaagcaaccaagtatgtcttatgggcgGAGAACTTGCTAAGGAAAACTCCAGATGGGTTACTGTTGAAATGTTTGGGCCAAGAAGAATCCATGAGggtaatggccgaagtacatgaatGA